The Temnothorax longispinosus isolate EJ_2023e chromosome 12, Tlon_JGU_v1, whole genome shotgun sequence genome includes a window with the following:
- the LOC139823281 gene encoding uncharacterized protein, with protein MASMGAPGNKNPLDVINVTPYCLKIHGQYHHLTTTAMRPGDGQAPRYAQLYFLDTEEAVYHRMKNKANQGCDSALMRDLSCFMVQCNEFAKTFKMMSQVEQDLNPKGTKAPNLMLSFRNNPQHDQRRYNAPRANEIAVVFQNIDELKSHNPKYPGFKITQMDYYAHLLVPRAEFSQFQKAGLMDHLDNRLQNEGITAGVPVILPSSFMGSPRNMQERYQDAMSLVRKFGKPDIFITMTCNPQCPEIKENLDGCPVEYRPDLVAKTFSLDVKEVLKDIVQNRILGNVIAYAGVIEFQKRGLPHLHLLAMLSDEDKPRLQEVIDMMVWAEIPDEEKYPELNAKVLKHMIHGPCGDFSRKYPCTGDDGKCSKGFPKEFRDETNANLGIENSRIRKNINGEWIIEIPGEDGTSKADTLVKKLREVLDPAAIRVNRPTTMGEMRLWNLDDSITPGEITNVISVMGDCHESEIKLGTIRRMTNGLHSVWAKCPLIAATKVASSGRLKIDVDPAIIRLDNVKQTLAASYARTPVGRTNTDWAPPVDAQRGTRLLEVGL; from the exons ATGGCTTCCATGGGTGCCCCGGGCAATAAGAATCCCTTGGATGTAATAAACGTTACTCCTTATTGCTTAAAGATTCATGGGCAATATCATCATTTGACCACGACGGCAATGCGCCCAGGAGATGGGCAAGCTCCGCGTTATGCACAGCTTTACTTTTTGGATACGGAAGAAGCTGTTTACCATAGAATGAAAAACAAAGCCAACCAAGGATGTGATTCAGCTCTAATGAGAGATCTGTCATGCTTCATGGTTCAATGCAATGAATTTGCTAAGACTTTTAAAATGATGAGTCAAGTTGAACAAGATCTCAATCCGAAAGGCACTAAAGCCCCAAATTTGATGTTATCCTTTAGAAATAATCCTCAACACGATCAAAGAAGATACAATGCTCCACGAGCTAATGAAATAGCCGtagtttttcaaaatattgatG AATTGAAATCTCATAATCCTAAATATCCAGGATTCAAAATAACTCAAATGGATTATTATGCTCACTTGCTGGTACCAAGAGCAGAATTTAGTCAATTTCAAAAAGCAG GATTAATGGATCACCTTGATAATCGATTACAAAATGAAGGAATTACAGCTGGTGTACCTGTAATATTACCATCCTCATTTATGGGCAGTCCAAGGAACATGCAAGAAAGATACCAAGATGCCATGTCTTTAGTCAGAAAGTTTGGTAAACCAgacatatttattacaatgacTTGCAATCCTCAATGCcctgaaattaaagaaaatcttgATGGATGCCCAGTAGAGTATCGACCTGACCTGGTCGcaaaaacatttagcttaGATGTCAAAGAAGTTTTGAAGGATATCGttcaaaatagaattttgGGAAATGTCATAGCTTATGCAGGCGTGATTGAGTTCCAAAAAAGAGGGCTACCACATTTACATTTACTTGCAATGTTAAGTGATGAAGATAAGCCCCGATTACAAGAAGTCATTGACATGATGGTATGGGCTGAAATTCCTGACGAGGAAAAATATCCAGAACTTAATGCAAAAGTTCTGAAGCACATGATTCATGGTCCTTGTGGTGACTTCTCTCGAAAATATCCTTGCACTGGAGATGATGGAAAATGTTCAAAAGGTTTTCCAAAAGAATTTCGAGACGAAACTAATGCTAAT TTAGGTATCGAGAATTCTAGAATTCGGAAAAACATCAACGGAGAATGGATCATTGAGATACCTGGTGAGGATGGAACCTCCAAGGCGGATACCTTGGTCAAAAAACTGCGAGAGGTGCTGGATCCCGCTGCTATACGTGTAAACAGACCGACGACTATGGGAGAGATGAGACTATGGAACCTCGATGACTCTATTACTCCAGGAGAAATCACCAACGTGATATCCGTCATGGGTGATTGCCATGAGTCTGAAATAAAGTTAGGGACTATCCGCCGTATGACAAACGGCTTACACTCTGTGTGGGCTAAATGCCCTCTAATAGCTGCCACCAAAGTCGCGTCGTCCGGCCGACTGAAGATAG ATGTGGATCCAGCGATCATCAGATTAGACAATGTCAAGCAGACCCTTGCTGCGTCTTATGCAAGGACGCCGGTAGGTCGTACGAACACAGACTGGGCACCTCCAGTAGATGCTCAGAGAGGGACCCGATTGTTGGAAGTGGGACTGTAG